From a single Leopardus geoffroyi isolate Oge1 chromosome E1, O.geoffroyi_Oge1_pat1.0, whole genome shotgun sequence genomic region:
- the ENPP7 gene encoding ectonucleotide pyrophosphatase/phosphodiesterase family member 7 isoform X2: protein MPREGWARVAGAVTRAAFRDTGTSPEAFLSEKPTMGRSAVLLAVALATLLAPGTGAPVGRKVSRNKLLLVSFDGFRWDYDQDVPTPNLDAMALDGVKARYMTPAFVTMTSPCHFTLVTGKYIENHGVVHNMYYNTTSKVKLPYHATLGVQKWWDNGSLPIWITAQRQGLKTGSFFYPGGNVTYQNMAVTLSRKEGALHDYGNEEEWKANIDTVMTWFTGEGLDLVTLYFGEPDSTGHKYGPESQQRKDMVMQVDRTVGYLRDSIRSSGLEDSLNLIVTSDHGMTTVHKQAPDLVEFHKFPNFTFKDIEFELLDYGPNGMLLPKEGRLEKVYEVLKDAHPKLHVFKKESFPSSLHYANNARITPLLMFSDPGYVIHGRLSVQFNKGEHGFHNNVTDMKTIFRAVGPSFKRGLEVEPFESVHVYELMCKLLRIVPEANDGSLSVLLPTLQETSHGPLSTVPPTLQETSHGPLSTVPPTSPSGFALVPRGWCPLVMGLSVATILLAKVA, encoded by the exons ATGCCGCGTGAGGGCTGGGCCCGGGTGGCAGGTGCGGTGACCAGGGCCGCTTTCCGAGACACAG GAACGAGCCCGGAGGCTTTCCTGTCTGAAAAACCCACCATGGGACGCTCGGCTGTCCTCCTCGCCGTGGCCCTGGCCACCCTCCTGGCTCCGGGGACAGGGGCTCCCGTCGGCAGGAAGGTCTCCCGGAATAAGCTGCTGCTGGTGTCCTTTGACGGCTTCCGCTGGGACTATGACCAGGACGTGCCCACCCCCAACCTGGACGCCATGGCACTCGACGGGGTGAAAGCACGCTACATGACCCCGGCCTTCGTCACCATGACCAGCCCCTGCCACTTCACCCTGGTCACTG gcaaaTACATCGAGAACCACGGCGTGGTTCACAACATGTACTACAACACCACCAGCAAGGTGAAGCTGCCCTACCACGCTACGCTGGGCGTCCAGAAGTGGTGGGACAATGGCAGCTTACCCATCTGGATCACAGCCCAGAGGCAG GGCCTAAAGACCGGCTCCTTCTTCTACCCTGGCGGGAACGTCACCTACCAAAACATGGCCGTGACGCTGAGCCGGAAGGAAGGCGCCCTGCATGACTACGGAAACGAGGAGGAGTGGAAAGCCAACATCGACACGGTGATGACCTGGTTCACGGGGGAGGGCCTGGACCTGGTCACGCTCTACTTCGGGGAGCCCGACTCCACGGGCCACAAGTACGGCCCCGAGTCCCAGCAGAGGAAGGACATGGTGATGCAGGTGGACAGGACCGTGGGCTACCTCCGGGACAGCATCAGGAGCAGCGGCCTGGAGGACAGCCTCAACCTGATCGTCACCTCCGACCACGGCATGACCACCGTCCACAAGCAGGCCCCGGACCTGGTGGAGTTCCACAAGTTCCCCAACTTCACCTTCAAGGACATCGAATTTGAGCTCCTGGACTACGGGCCGAACGGGATGCTGCTCCCCAAGGAGGGCAGGCTGGAGAAGGTGTACGAGGTCCTCAAGGACGCCCACCCCAAACTGCACGTCTTCAAGAAGGAGTCCTTCCCCTCGTCCCTCCACTACGCCAACAACGCCAGGATCACCCCCTTGCTCATGTTCAGCGACCCCGGCTACGTCATCCACGGG AGACTGAGCGTGCAGTTCAACAAGGGGGAACACGGCTTTCACAACAATGTCACAGACATGAAGACCATCTTCCGGGCCGTGGGCCCCAGCTTCAAGCGGGGCCTGGAGGTGGAGCCCTTCGAGAGCGTCCACGTGTACGAGCTCATGTGCAAGCTGCTGCGCATTGTGCCCGAGGCCAACGACGGGTCCCTCAGCGTCCTGCTGCCCACACTGCAGGAAACCAGCCACGGGCCCCTCAGCACCGTGCCGCCCACACTGCAGGAAACCAGCCACGGGCCCCTCAGCACCGTGCCGCCCACGTCCCCCTCGG GGTTTGCCCTCGTGCCACGTGGCTGGTGCCCCTTGGTGATGGGACTCTCAGTGGCTACGATTCTTCTGGCCAAGGTCGCATAA
- the ENPP7 gene encoding ectonucleotide pyrophosphatase/phosphodiesterase family member 7 isoform X3, with the protein MPREGWARVAGAVTRAAFRDTAGTSPEAFLSEKPTMGRSAVLLAVALATLLAPGTGAPVGRKVSRNKLLLVSFDGFRWDYDQDVPTPNLDAMALDGVKARYMTPAFVTMTSPCHFTLVTGKYIENHGVVHNMYYNTTSKVKLPYHATLGVQKWWDNGSLPIWITAQRQGLKTGSFFYPGGNVTYQNMAVTLSRKEGALHDYGNEEEWKANIDTVMTWFTGEGLDLVTLYFGEPDSTGHKYGPESQQRKDMVMQVDRTVGYLRDSIRSSGLEDSLNLIVTSDHGMTTVHKQAPDLVEFHKFPNFTFKDIEFELLDYGPNGMLLPKEGRLEKVYEVLKDAHPKLHVFKKESFPSSLHYANNARITPLLMFSDPGYVIHGRLSVQFNKGEHGFHNNVTDMKTIFRAVGPSFKRGLEVEPFESVHVYELMCKLLRIVPEANDGSLSVLLPTLQETSHGPLSTVPPTSPSGFALVPRGWCPLVMGLSVATILLAKVA; encoded by the exons ATGCCGCGTGAGGGCTGGGCCCGGGTGGCAGGTGCGGTGACCAGGGCCGCTTTCCGAGACACAG CAGGAACGAGCCCGGAGGCTTTCCTGTCTGAAAAACCCACCATGGGACGCTCGGCTGTCCTCCTCGCCGTGGCCCTGGCCACCCTCCTGGCTCCGGGGACAGGGGCTCCCGTCGGCAGGAAGGTCTCCCGGAATAAGCTGCTGCTGGTGTCCTTTGACGGCTTCCGCTGGGACTATGACCAGGACGTGCCCACCCCCAACCTGGACGCCATGGCACTCGACGGGGTGAAAGCACGCTACATGACCCCGGCCTTCGTCACCATGACCAGCCCCTGCCACTTCACCCTGGTCACTG gcaaaTACATCGAGAACCACGGCGTGGTTCACAACATGTACTACAACACCACCAGCAAGGTGAAGCTGCCCTACCACGCTACGCTGGGCGTCCAGAAGTGGTGGGACAATGGCAGCTTACCCATCTGGATCACAGCCCAGAGGCAG GGCCTAAAGACCGGCTCCTTCTTCTACCCTGGCGGGAACGTCACCTACCAAAACATGGCCGTGACGCTGAGCCGGAAGGAAGGCGCCCTGCATGACTACGGAAACGAGGAGGAGTGGAAAGCCAACATCGACACGGTGATGACCTGGTTCACGGGGGAGGGCCTGGACCTGGTCACGCTCTACTTCGGGGAGCCCGACTCCACGGGCCACAAGTACGGCCCCGAGTCCCAGCAGAGGAAGGACATGGTGATGCAGGTGGACAGGACCGTGGGCTACCTCCGGGACAGCATCAGGAGCAGCGGCCTGGAGGACAGCCTCAACCTGATCGTCACCTCCGACCACGGCATGACCACCGTCCACAAGCAGGCCCCGGACCTGGTGGAGTTCCACAAGTTCCCCAACTTCACCTTCAAGGACATCGAATTTGAGCTCCTGGACTACGGGCCGAACGGGATGCTGCTCCCCAAGGAGGGCAGGCTGGAGAAGGTGTACGAGGTCCTCAAGGACGCCCACCCCAAACTGCACGTCTTCAAGAAGGAGTCCTTCCCCTCGTCCCTCCACTACGCCAACAACGCCAGGATCACCCCCTTGCTCATGTTCAGCGACCCCGGCTACGTCATCCACGGG AGACTGAGCGTGCAGTTCAACAAGGGGGAACACGGCTTTCACAACAATGTCACAGACATGAAGACCATCTTCCGGGCCGTGGGCCCCAGCTTCAAGCGGGGCCTGGAGGTGGAGCCCTTCGAGAGCGTCCACGTGTACGAGCTCATGTGCAAGCTGCTGCGCATTGTGCCCGAGGCCAACGACGGGTCCCTCAGCGTCCTGCTGCCCACACTGCAG GAAACCAGCCACGGGCCCCTCAGCACCGTGCCGCCCACGTCCCCCTCGG GGTTTGCCCTCGTGCCACGTGGCTGGTGCCCCTTGGTGATGGGACTCTCAGTGGCTACGATTCTTCTGGCCAAGGTCGCATAA
- the ENPP7 gene encoding ectonucleotide pyrophosphatase/phosphodiesterase family member 7 isoform X1, with protein MPREGWARVAGAVTRAAFRDTAGTSPEAFLSEKPTMGRSAVLLAVALATLLAPGTGAPVGRKVSRNKLLLVSFDGFRWDYDQDVPTPNLDAMALDGVKARYMTPAFVTMTSPCHFTLVTGKYIENHGVVHNMYYNTTSKVKLPYHATLGVQKWWDNGSLPIWITAQRQGLKTGSFFYPGGNVTYQNMAVTLSRKEGALHDYGNEEEWKANIDTVMTWFTGEGLDLVTLYFGEPDSTGHKYGPESQQRKDMVMQVDRTVGYLRDSIRSSGLEDSLNLIVTSDHGMTTVHKQAPDLVEFHKFPNFTFKDIEFELLDYGPNGMLLPKEGRLEKVYEVLKDAHPKLHVFKKESFPSSLHYANNARITPLLMFSDPGYVIHGRLSVQFNKGEHGFHNNVTDMKTIFRAVGPSFKRGLEVEPFESVHVYELMCKLLRIVPEANDGSLSVLLPTLQETSHGPLSTVPPTLQETSHGPLSTVPPTSPSGFALVPRGWCPLVMGLSVATILLAKVA; from the exons ATGCCGCGTGAGGGCTGGGCCCGGGTGGCAGGTGCGGTGACCAGGGCCGCTTTCCGAGACACAG CAGGAACGAGCCCGGAGGCTTTCCTGTCTGAAAAACCCACCATGGGACGCTCGGCTGTCCTCCTCGCCGTGGCCCTGGCCACCCTCCTGGCTCCGGGGACAGGGGCTCCCGTCGGCAGGAAGGTCTCCCGGAATAAGCTGCTGCTGGTGTCCTTTGACGGCTTCCGCTGGGACTATGACCAGGACGTGCCCACCCCCAACCTGGACGCCATGGCACTCGACGGGGTGAAAGCACGCTACATGACCCCGGCCTTCGTCACCATGACCAGCCCCTGCCACTTCACCCTGGTCACTG gcaaaTACATCGAGAACCACGGCGTGGTTCACAACATGTACTACAACACCACCAGCAAGGTGAAGCTGCCCTACCACGCTACGCTGGGCGTCCAGAAGTGGTGGGACAATGGCAGCTTACCCATCTGGATCACAGCCCAGAGGCAG GGCCTAAAGACCGGCTCCTTCTTCTACCCTGGCGGGAACGTCACCTACCAAAACATGGCCGTGACGCTGAGCCGGAAGGAAGGCGCCCTGCATGACTACGGAAACGAGGAGGAGTGGAAAGCCAACATCGACACGGTGATGACCTGGTTCACGGGGGAGGGCCTGGACCTGGTCACGCTCTACTTCGGGGAGCCCGACTCCACGGGCCACAAGTACGGCCCCGAGTCCCAGCAGAGGAAGGACATGGTGATGCAGGTGGACAGGACCGTGGGCTACCTCCGGGACAGCATCAGGAGCAGCGGCCTGGAGGACAGCCTCAACCTGATCGTCACCTCCGACCACGGCATGACCACCGTCCACAAGCAGGCCCCGGACCTGGTGGAGTTCCACAAGTTCCCCAACTTCACCTTCAAGGACATCGAATTTGAGCTCCTGGACTACGGGCCGAACGGGATGCTGCTCCCCAAGGAGGGCAGGCTGGAGAAGGTGTACGAGGTCCTCAAGGACGCCCACCCCAAACTGCACGTCTTCAAGAAGGAGTCCTTCCCCTCGTCCCTCCACTACGCCAACAACGCCAGGATCACCCCCTTGCTCATGTTCAGCGACCCCGGCTACGTCATCCACGGG AGACTGAGCGTGCAGTTCAACAAGGGGGAACACGGCTTTCACAACAATGTCACAGACATGAAGACCATCTTCCGGGCCGTGGGCCCCAGCTTCAAGCGGGGCCTGGAGGTGGAGCCCTTCGAGAGCGTCCACGTGTACGAGCTCATGTGCAAGCTGCTGCGCATTGTGCCCGAGGCCAACGACGGGTCCCTCAGCGTCCTGCTGCCCACACTGCAGGAAACCAGCCACGGGCCCCTCAGCACCGTGCCGCCCACACTGCAGGAAACCAGCCACGGGCCCCTCAGCACCGTGCCGCCCACGTCCCCCTCGG GGTTTGCCCTCGTGCCACGTGGCTGGTGCCCCTTGGTGATGGGACTCTCAGTGGCTACGATTCTTCTGGCCAAGGTCGCATAA